The Variovorax sp. PMC12 genome segment CCGCCGCCGCCAGCAGGCCGGCCTGCCGCATGCCGCCGCCCGCCATCTTGCGAACGCGGTGCGCACGCGCGATGAACTCGCGCGAGCCCACCAGCGCCGAGCCGATGGGCGCGCCCAGGCCCTTGCTGAAGCACACCGACACGCTGTCGAAGCACTGCGCGATGCGGCGGGCTTCCGCGCGGATGTCGCTGCGCTTGTTCAACGCAGCCTGCGCGGTCGCCGCATTGAAGAGCCGTGCGCCGTCCAGGTGCCGCTGCAGCCCCTTGCTCTTCGCCAGGTCGGTCGCAGCCTGCACGTACTCGAAGGGCAGCAGCTTGCCGCCCAGCGTGTTCTCCAGCGCCAGCAGCCGCGTGCGCGCGAAGTGCGCGTCGTCGGGCTTGACGGCGGCTTCGATCTGCGCGAGCGGCAGCGTGCCGTCGGGCGCATGGTCGAGCGGCTGCGGCTGCACGCTGCCGAACACCGCCGCGCCGCCGCCTTCCCAGCGGTAGCAATGCGCCTGCTGGCCGACGATGTATTCGTCGCCCCGGCCGCAGTGCGAAAGGATCGCGCAGAGGTTGCTCTGCGTGCCGGTCGGCACGAACAGCGCGGCCTCGAAGCCGAGCATGGCGGCGATCTTTTCCTGCAGCGCGTTCACGCTCGGATCGGTGCCGAAGACGTCGTCGCCCAGCGGCGCCGCCATCATGGCCTCGCGCATCGCGGGCGTGGGTTGGGTGACGGTGTCGCTGCGCAGGTCGACGAGGTGGGTGCGGTCGGTCATGGTGGCTCAGTCCAGGAAGTTCTTGAGCATGGCGTGGCCGTGCTCCGTCAGGATGGATTCGGGATGGAACTGCACGCCTTCGATGCGCACGTCGTGCGCGAATCCGGTGTGCCGCACCCCCATGATCTCGCCGTCTTCGGTCCAGGCGGTGACAGCCAGCGCCTTGGGACAACTCTCGCGCTCGATGGACAGCGAGTGATAGCGGTTGACGACGAACTTCTGCGGCAGCCCCGCGAACACGCCTTCCTGCGTGGTCGTGATCTCGCTGGTCTTGCCGTGCATCAGTTGCTGCGCGCGCACGATCTTGCCGCCGAAGGCCGCGCCGATGGCCTGGTGCCCCAGGCACACGCCCAGAATGGGCAGCTTGCCCGCGAAGGCCTCGATGGCGGCCAC includes the following:
- the ltaE gene encoding low-specificity L-threonine aldolase; its protein translation is MTDRTHLVDLRSDTVTQPTPAMREAMMAAPLGDDVFGTDPSVNALQEKIAAMLGFEAALFVPTGTQSNLCAILSHCGRGDEYIVGQQAHCYRWEGGGAAVFGSVQPQPLDHAPDGTLPLAQIEAAVKPDDAHFARTRLLALENTLGGKLLPFEYVQAATDLAKSKGLQRHLDGARLFNAATAQAALNKRSDIRAEARRIAQCFDSVSVCFSKGLGAPIGSALVGSREFIARAHRVRKMAGGGMRQAGLLAAAASHALDHHIDRLADDHALAQRLAQGLEGIEGLKVEAPHTNIVFVDLAGAAQARSAELLASLNQQGILATGLYRLRFVTHLDVDAAGVDRAVTAIRGFFNA
- a CDS encoding aminodeoxychorismate/anthranilate synthase component II, encoding MKLLMIDNYDSFTYNIVQYFGELGADVQVHRNDEITVAQIGELIASGVTRLVVSPGPCSPAEAGVSVAAIEAFAGKLPILGVCLGHQAIGAAFGGKIVRAQQLMHGKTSEITTTQEGVFAGLPQKFVVNRYHSLSIERESCPKALAVTAWTEDGEIMGVRHTGFAHDVRIEGVQFHPESILTEHGHAMLKNFLD